The proteins below are encoded in one region of Salvelinus namaycush isolate Seneca chromosome 32, SaNama_1.0, whole genome shotgun sequence:
- the LOC120026950 gene encoding CCR4-NOT transcription complex subunit 3-like isoform X3 yields the protein MADKRKLQGEIDRCLKKVTEGVEQFEDIWQKLHNAANANQKEKYEADLKKEIKKLQRLRDQIKTWVASNEIKDKRQLVENRKLIETQMERFKIVERETKTKAYSKEGLGLAQKVDPAQREKEEVGNWLTNTIDTLNMQVDQFESEVESLSVQTRKKKGDKEKQDRIEELKCFIEKHRYHIRMLETILRMLDNDTLPVDSIRKIKDDVEYYMDSSQDPDFEENEFLYDDLDLEELPTSPSVSPHPSLVSLAGSLVATSPPGQSLLDDDLFHQISSGTPTSTTSSSPIPPSPATYTTENSEDDKKRGRSTDSEVGQSPVKNGNPSSSLSSSSSSSSSSSSSASSGASSSSLATIAGGCLPVTGGNSLLGNMGGLLSNSGSYRDATQQQQLQQHYQTQQARNSVISSNTPSNSNPSNNILLPSPSASSSANSSTTLPPLTPNTQLHAPSRPSPSSSLGLGLGLGLGKGGITGSPAVSQMSGLGLSGMPASLNTMAGLLAGSTSAPYATAAAGSGTIGSPLAGKSGCSSSPNSSTVGPVGGNTVGDRSTGLLGSAPGAIGVSGGILSLSGLGSGQLAVQGLPLVAPSPIGGLSPGSSLGAIGSIGGNSGSGSSSSVGMGGGSSSITRPPSGQKQNGSTSYSAVVADSTPDSALNSASQLQSSQPSSLTSTTNQPKDSGPSLLGPMTLPTSSPSPSYSESKLPGSGMLNGPLSYTQTSESKPQEPLSTLKSMAERAALGSGMEGEMLPLHLTTDIFPSATLPPGPPSAPQQPSLSEVSIPPSLGVCPLGPVPLSKDQLYQQAMQESAWTHMPHPSDSERIRQYLMRNPCPTLPFHHQVPPPHSDSVEFYQRLSTETLFFIFYYLEGTKAQYLAAKALKKQSWRFHTKYMMWFQRHEEPKTITDEFEQGTYIYFDYEKWGQRKKEGFTFEYRYLEDRDLQ from the exons ATGGCTGATAAAAGGAAACTTCAAG GTGAAATAGATCGATGTTTGAAAAAGGTAACAGAAGGCGTGGAACAGTTTGAAGACATTTGGCAAAAG CTTCACAATGCAGCCAACGCTAACCAGAAGGAGAAGTATGAAGCCGACCTCAAGAAAGAGATTAAAAAACTACAG CGTCTTCGAGACCAGATCAAGACGTGGGTGGCCTCCAACGAGATTAAAGACAAAAGGCAGCTAGTGGAGAATCGCAAACTGATTGAGACG CAAATGGAGCGGTTCAAGATCGTGGAGCGAGAGACCAAGACGAAGGCGTACTCGAAAGAGGGGCTGGGCCTGGCACAGAAGGTGGACCCGGCCcaaagggagaaagaggaggtcgGCAATTGGCTAACG AATACAATAGACACTCTGAACATGCAGGTGGACCAGTTTGAGAGCGAAGTGGAGTCCCTCTCAGTCCAGACTCGAAAGAAGAAGGGCGACAAAGAG AAACAGGACCGCATCGAAGAGCTGAAGTGCTTCATCGAGAAGCACCGGTACCACATCCGGATGCTGGAGACCATCCTGCGCATGCTGGACAACGACACCTTGCCGGTGGACTCCATCCGCAAGATCAAGGACGACGTGGAGTACTACATGGACTCGTCGCAGGACCCCGACTTCGAGGAGAACGAGTTCCTCTACGACGACCTGGATCTGGAGGAGCTCC ctacctctccctctgtctccccccatCCATCTCTTGTCTCTCTAGCCGGGTCGCTGGTGGCCACGTCCCCGCCGGGCCAATCGCTCCTGGACGATGATCTCTTCCATCAGATCTCCAGCGGCACGCCTACCTCCACCACTTCCTCCTCGCCCATCCCTCCCTCGCCCGCAACTTACACTACG GAGAACTCTGAAGATGACAAGAAAAGGGGACGTTCGACAGACAGTGAAGTCGGTCAG TCGCCTGTCAAGAACGGCAACCCCTCTTCGtcgttgtcctcctcctcctcttcatcctcctcctcttcatcctctgcCTCCTCGGGAGCCTCCTCATCCTCGCTGGCGACCATCGCCGGGGGTTGCCTGCCTGTCACTGGGGGCAACAGCCTTCTGGGCAACATGGGGGGTCTCCTCTCCAACTCTGGCAGCTACAGAGACGCtacccagcagcagcagctgcaGCAGCATTACCAAACCCAGCAGGCCAGAAACTCAGTCATCTCCTCCAACACACCCTCCAACTCCAACCCGTCGAACAACATCCTCCTCCCCAGCCCCTCCGCTTCCTCATCCGCCAACTCTAGCACGACCCTCCCCCCACTCACGCCCAACACCCAGTTGCATGCTCCGTCAAGGCCTTCACCGTCCTCCAGCTTGGGGCTCGGGTTGGGCTTGGGCCTTGGTAAAGGCGGCATTACGGGGTCACCGGCCGTCAGCCAGATGTCGGGCCTTGGCTTGTCGGGGATGCCGGCATCCCTAAACACCATGGCCGGGCTCCTGGCGGGCTCAACTTCGGCCCCCTACGCCACAGCAGCAGCAGGCTCCGGAACCATCGGAAGCCCCCTAGCAGGGAAAAGCGGCTGCAGTAGCAGCCCTAACTCCAGCACAGTGGGACCGGTGGGCGGGAACACTGTCGGCGACAGATCCACGGGCCTGTTGGGCTCTGCGCCCGGTGCAATTGGTGTCAGCGGTGGGATCCTCAGCCTAAGCGGCCTTGGCTCAGGGCAGTTGGCGGTCCAGGGCCTTCCCCTGGTGGCCCCCAGTCCCATAGGAGGCCTGTCCCCTGGAAGCAGCCTGGGAGCCATAGGAAGCATTGGAGGGAACTCTGGTTCAGGTTCAAGCAGTAGCGTGGGCATGGGAGGAGGAAGCTCGTCGATCACAAGGCCACCCAGTGGACAGAAGCAGAATGGTAGCACTA GTTACAGTGCTGTAGTAGCAGACAGCACACCCGATTCCGCCCTCAACAGTGCCAGCCAATTACAAAGCAGCCAACCCTCGTCTTTGACCTCCACCACCAATCAGCC TAAAGACAGTGGCCCCAGCCTCTTAGGGCCCATGACTCTTCCCAccagctctccctcgccctcctacAGCGAGAGTAAACTTCCAGGCAGCGGTATGCTCAACGGGCCACTCTCCTACACACAGACCTCTGAAAGCAAG CCCCAGGAGCCTCTGAGCACTCTAAAGTCTATGGCAGAACGAGCGGCACTGGGCtcaggaatggagggagagatgctCCCTCTGCACCTCACCACAG ACATTTTCCCCAGCGCTACATTGCCCCCGGGGCCTCCCTCGGCCCCCCAGCAGCCCTCGCTTTCAGAGGTCAGCATCCCCCCATCGCTGGGCGTGTGCCCACTCGGGCCTGTGCCCCTGTCCAAAGACCAGCTGTACCAGCAGGCCATGCAGGAATCGGCATGGACGCACATGCCTCACCCCTCCGACTCGGAGAGGATCAG GCAGTACCTGATGAGGAACCCATGTCCCACCCTGCCTTTCCACCACCAGGTGCCACCCCCCCACTCCGACTCTGTAGAGTTCTACCAGAGACTGTCCACAGAGACACTGTTCTTCATCTTCTACTACCTAGAG GGCACTAAGGCCCAGTATCTGGCAGCCAAGGCCTTGAAGAAGCAGTCGTGGCGGTTCCACACCAAGTACATGATGTGGTTCCAGAGGCACGAGGAGCCCAAGACCATCACAGATGAGTTTGAGCAG GGGACGTACATTTACTTTGACTACGAGAAGTGGGGACAACGGAAGAAGGAGGGATTCACGTTTGAGTACAGGTACCTTGAGGACCGAGACCTCCAGTGA
- the LOC120026950 gene encoding CCR4-NOT transcription complex subunit 3-like isoform X5 yields the protein MERFKIVERETKTKAYSKEGLGLAQKVDPAQREKEEVGNWLTNTIDTLNMQVDQFESEVESLSVQTRKKKGDKEKQDRIEELKCFIEKHRYHIRMLETILRMLDNDTLPVDSIRKIKDDVEYYMDSSQDPDFEENEFLYDDLDLEELPTSPSVSPHPSLVSLAGSLVATSPPGQSLLDDDLFHQISSGTPTSTTSSSPIPPSPATYTTENSEDDKKRGRSTDSEVGQLCCTRSGFEVMPFITFQSPVKNGNPSSSLSSSSSSSSSSSSSASSGASSSSLATIAGGCLPVTGGNSLLGNMGGLLSNSGSYRDATQQQQLQQHYQTQQARNSVISSNTPSNSNPSNNILLPSPSASSSANSSTTLPPLTPNTQLHAPSRPSPSSSLGLGLGLGLGKGGITGSPAVSQMSGLGLSGMPASLNTMAGLLAGSTSAPYATAAAGSGTIGSPLAGKSGCSSSPNSSTVGPVGGNTVGDRSTGLLGSAPGAIGVSGGILSLSGLGSGQLAVQGLPLVAPSPIGGLSPGSSLGAIGSIGGNSGSGSSSSVGMGGGSSSITRPPSGQKQNGSTSYSAVVADSTPDSALNSASQLQSSQPSSLTSTTNQPKDSGPSLLGPMTLPTSSPSPSYSESKLPGSGMLNGPLSYTQTSESKPQEPLSTLKSMAERAALGSGMEGEMLPLHLTTDIFPSATLPPGPPSAPQQPSLSEVSIPPSLGVCPLGPVPLSKDQLYQQAMQESAWTHMPHPSDSERIRQYLMRNPCPTLPFHHQVPPPHSDSVEFYQRLSTETLFFIFYYLEGTKAQYLAAKALKKQSWRFHTKYMMWFQRHEEPKTITDEFEQGTYIYFDYEKWGQRKKEGFTFEYRYLEDRDLQ from the exons ATGGAGCGGTTCAAGATCGTGGAGCGAGAGACCAAGACGAAGGCGTACTCGAAAGAGGGGCTGGGCCTGGCACAGAAGGTGGACCCGGCCcaaagggagaaagaggaggtcgGCAATTGGCTAACG AATACAATAGACACTCTGAACATGCAGGTGGACCAGTTTGAGAGCGAAGTGGAGTCCCTCTCAGTCCAGACTCGAAAGAAGAAGGGCGACAAAGAG AAACAGGACCGCATCGAAGAGCTGAAGTGCTTCATCGAGAAGCACCGGTACCACATCCGGATGCTGGAGACCATCCTGCGCATGCTGGACAACGACACCTTGCCGGTGGACTCCATCCGCAAGATCAAGGACGACGTGGAGTACTACATGGACTCGTCGCAGGACCCCGACTTCGAGGAGAACGAGTTCCTCTACGACGACCTGGATCTGGAGGAGCTCC ctacctctccctctgtctccccccatCCATCTCTTGTCTCTCTAGCCGGGTCGCTGGTGGCCACGTCCCCGCCGGGCCAATCGCTCCTGGACGATGATCTCTTCCATCAGATCTCCAGCGGCACGCCTACCTCCACCACTTCCTCCTCGCCCATCCCTCCCTCGCCCGCAACTTACACTACG GAGAACTCTGAAGATGACAAGAAAAGGGGACGTTCGACAGACAGTGAAGTCGGTCAG CTGTGCTGCACCAGGAGTGGTTTTGAAGTAATGCCTTTTATAACATTTCAGTCGCCTGTCAAGAACGGCAACCCCTCTTCGtcgttgtcctcctcctcctcttcatcctcctcctcttcatcctctgcCTCCTCGGGAGCCTCCTCATCCTCGCTGGCGACCATCGCCGGGGGTTGCCTGCCTGTCACTGGGGGCAACAGCCTTCTGGGCAACATGGGGGGTCTCCTCTCCAACTCTGGCAGCTACAGAGACGCtacccagcagcagcagctgcaGCAGCATTACCAAACCCAGCAGGCCAGAAACTCAGTCATCTCCTCCAACACACCCTCCAACTCCAACCCGTCGAACAACATCCTCCTCCCCAGCCCCTCCGCTTCCTCATCCGCCAACTCTAGCACGACCCTCCCCCCACTCACGCCCAACACCCAGTTGCATGCTCCGTCAAGGCCTTCACCGTCCTCCAGCTTGGGGCTCGGGTTGGGCTTGGGCCTTGGTAAAGGCGGCATTACGGGGTCACCGGCCGTCAGCCAGATGTCGGGCCTTGGCTTGTCGGGGATGCCGGCATCCCTAAACACCATGGCCGGGCTCCTGGCGGGCTCAACTTCGGCCCCCTACGCCACAGCAGCAGCAGGCTCCGGAACCATCGGAAGCCCCCTAGCAGGGAAAAGCGGCTGCAGTAGCAGCCCTAACTCCAGCACAGTGGGACCGGTGGGCGGGAACACTGTCGGCGACAGATCCACGGGCCTGTTGGGCTCTGCGCCCGGTGCAATTGGTGTCAGCGGTGGGATCCTCAGCCTAAGCGGCCTTGGCTCAGGGCAGTTGGCGGTCCAGGGCCTTCCCCTGGTGGCCCCCAGTCCCATAGGAGGCCTGTCCCCTGGAAGCAGCCTGGGAGCCATAGGAAGCATTGGAGGGAACTCTGGTTCAGGTTCAAGCAGTAGCGTGGGCATGGGAGGAGGAAGCTCGTCGATCACAAGGCCACCCAGTGGACAGAAGCAGAATGGTAGCACTA GTTACAGTGCTGTAGTAGCAGACAGCACACCCGATTCCGCCCTCAACAGTGCCAGCCAATTACAAAGCAGCCAACCCTCGTCTTTGACCTCCACCACCAATCAGCC TAAAGACAGTGGCCCCAGCCTCTTAGGGCCCATGACTCTTCCCAccagctctccctcgccctcctacAGCGAGAGTAAACTTCCAGGCAGCGGTATGCTCAACGGGCCACTCTCCTACACACAGACCTCTGAAAGCAAG CCCCAGGAGCCTCTGAGCACTCTAAAGTCTATGGCAGAACGAGCGGCACTGGGCtcaggaatggagggagagatgctCCCTCTGCACCTCACCACAG ACATTTTCCCCAGCGCTACATTGCCCCCGGGGCCTCCCTCGGCCCCCCAGCAGCCCTCGCTTTCAGAGGTCAGCATCCCCCCATCGCTGGGCGTGTGCCCACTCGGGCCTGTGCCCCTGTCCAAAGACCAGCTGTACCAGCAGGCCATGCAGGAATCGGCATGGACGCACATGCCTCACCCCTCCGACTCGGAGAGGATCAG GCAGTACCTGATGAGGAACCCATGTCCCACCCTGCCTTTCCACCACCAGGTGCCACCCCCCCACTCCGACTCTGTAGAGTTCTACCAGAGACTGTCCACAGAGACACTGTTCTTCATCTTCTACTACCTAGAG GGCACTAAGGCCCAGTATCTGGCAGCCAAGGCCTTGAAGAAGCAGTCGTGGCGGTTCCACACCAAGTACATGATGTGGTTCCAGAGGCACGAGGAGCCCAAGACCATCACAGATGAGTTTGAGCAG GGGACGTACATTTACTTTGACTACGAGAAGTGGGGACAACGGAAGAAGGAGGGATTCACGTTTGAGTACAGGTACCTTGAGGACCGAGACCTCCAGTGA
- the LOC120026950 gene encoding CCR4-NOT transcription complex subunit 3-like isoform X2: protein MADKRKLQGEIDRCLKKVTEGVEQFEDIWQKLHNAANANQKEKYEADLKKEIKKLQRLRDQIKTWVASNEIKDKRQLVENRKLIETQMERFKIVERETKTKAYSKEGLGLAQKVDPAQREKEEVGNWLTNTIDTLNMQVDQFESEVESLSVQTRKKKGDKEKQDRIEELKCFIEKHRYHIRMLETILRMLDNDTLPVDSIRKIKDDVEYYMDSSQDPDFEENEFLYDDLDLEELPGSLVATSPPGQSLLDDDLFHQISSGTPTSTTSSSPIPPSPATYTTENSEDDKKRGRSTDSEVGQLCCTRSGFEVMPFITFQSPVKNGNPSSSLSSSSSSSSSSSSSASSGASSSSLATIAGGCLPVTGGNSLLGNMGGLLSNSGSYRDATQQQQLQQHYQTQQARNSVISSNTPSNSNPSNNILLPSPSASSSANSSTTLPPLTPNTQLHAPSRPSPSSSLGLGLGLGLGKGGITGSPAVSQMSGLGLSGMPASLNTMAGLLAGSTSAPYATAAAGSGTIGSPLAGKSGCSSSPNSSTVGPVGGNTVGDRSTGLLGSAPGAIGVSGGILSLSGLGSGQLAVQGLPLVAPSPIGGLSPGSSLGAIGSIGGNSGSGSSSSVGMGGGSSSITRPPSGQKQNGSTSYSAVVADSTPDSALNSASQLQSSQPSSLTSTTNQPKDSGPSLLGPMTLPTSSPSPSYSESKLPGSGMLNGPLSYTQTSESKPQEPLSTLKSMAERAALGSGMEGEMLPLHLTTDIFPSATLPPGPPSAPQQPSLSEVSIPPSLGVCPLGPVPLSKDQLYQQAMQESAWTHMPHPSDSERIRQYLMRNPCPTLPFHHQVPPPHSDSVEFYQRLSTETLFFIFYYLEGTKAQYLAAKALKKQSWRFHTKYMMWFQRHEEPKTITDEFEQGTYIYFDYEKWGQRKKEGFTFEYRYLEDRDLQ, encoded by the exons ATGGCTGATAAAAGGAAACTTCAAG GTGAAATAGATCGATGTTTGAAAAAGGTAACAGAAGGCGTGGAACAGTTTGAAGACATTTGGCAAAAG CTTCACAATGCAGCCAACGCTAACCAGAAGGAGAAGTATGAAGCCGACCTCAAGAAAGAGATTAAAAAACTACAG CGTCTTCGAGACCAGATCAAGACGTGGGTGGCCTCCAACGAGATTAAAGACAAAAGGCAGCTAGTGGAGAATCGCAAACTGATTGAGACG CAAATGGAGCGGTTCAAGATCGTGGAGCGAGAGACCAAGACGAAGGCGTACTCGAAAGAGGGGCTGGGCCTGGCACAGAAGGTGGACCCGGCCcaaagggagaaagaggaggtcgGCAATTGGCTAACG AATACAATAGACACTCTGAACATGCAGGTGGACCAGTTTGAGAGCGAAGTGGAGTCCCTCTCAGTCCAGACTCGAAAGAAGAAGGGCGACAAAGAG AAACAGGACCGCATCGAAGAGCTGAAGTGCTTCATCGAGAAGCACCGGTACCACATCCGGATGCTGGAGACCATCCTGCGCATGCTGGACAACGACACCTTGCCGGTGGACTCCATCCGCAAGATCAAGGACGACGTGGAGTACTACATGGACTCGTCGCAGGACCCCGACTTCGAGGAGAACGAGTTCCTCTACGACGACCTGGATCTGGAGGAGCTCC CCGGGTCGCTGGTGGCCACGTCCCCGCCGGGCCAATCGCTCCTGGACGATGATCTCTTCCATCAGATCTCCAGCGGCACGCCTACCTCCACCACTTCCTCCTCGCCCATCCCTCCCTCGCCCGCAACTTACACTACG GAGAACTCTGAAGATGACAAGAAAAGGGGACGTTCGACAGACAGTGAAGTCGGTCAG CTGTGCTGCACCAGGAGTGGTTTTGAAGTAATGCCTTTTATAACATTTCAGTCGCCTGTCAAGAACGGCAACCCCTCTTCGtcgttgtcctcctcctcctcttcatcctcctcctcttcatcctctgcCTCCTCGGGAGCCTCCTCATCCTCGCTGGCGACCATCGCCGGGGGTTGCCTGCCTGTCACTGGGGGCAACAGCCTTCTGGGCAACATGGGGGGTCTCCTCTCCAACTCTGGCAGCTACAGAGACGCtacccagcagcagcagctgcaGCAGCATTACCAAACCCAGCAGGCCAGAAACTCAGTCATCTCCTCCAACACACCCTCCAACTCCAACCCGTCGAACAACATCCTCCTCCCCAGCCCCTCCGCTTCCTCATCCGCCAACTCTAGCACGACCCTCCCCCCACTCACGCCCAACACCCAGTTGCATGCTCCGTCAAGGCCTTCACCGTCCTCCAGCTTGGGGCTCGGGTTGGGCTTGGGCCTTGGTAAAGGCGGCATTACGGGGTCACCGGCCGTCAGCCAGATGTCGGGCCTTGGCTTGTCGGGGATGCCGGCATCCCTAAACACCATGGCCGGGCTCCTGGCGGGCTCAACTTCGGCCCCCTACGCCACAGCAGCAGCAGGCTCCGGAACCATCGGAAGCCCCCTAGCAGGGAAAAGCGGCTGCAGTAGCAGCCCTAACTCCAGCACAGTGGGACCGGTGGGCGGGAACACTGTCGGCGACAGATCCACGGGCCTGTTGGGCTCTGCGCCCGGTGCAATTGGTGTCAGCGGTGGGATCCTCAGCCTAAGCGGCCTTGGCTCAGGGCAGTTGGCGGTCCAGGGCCTTCCCCTGGTGGCCCCCAGTCCCATAGGAGGCCTGTCCCCTGGAAGCAGCCTGGGAGCCATAGGAAGCATTGGAGGGAACTCTGGTTCAGGTTCAAGCAGTAGCGTGGGCATGGGAGGAGGAAGCTCGTCGATCACAAGGCCACCCAGTGGACAGAAGCAGAATGGTAGCACTA GTTACAGTGCTGTAGTAGCAGACAGCACACCCGATTCCGCCCTCAACAGTGCCAGCCAATTACAAAGCAGCCAACCCTCGTCTTTGACCTCCACCACCAATCAGCC TAAAGACAGTGGCCCCAGCCTCTTAGGGCCCATGACTCTTCCCAccagctctccctcgccctcctacAGCGAGAGTAAACTTCCAGGCAGCGGTATGCTCAACGGGCCACTCTCCTACACACAGACCTCTGAAAGCAAG CCCCAGGAGCCTCTGAGCACTCTAAAGTCTATGGCAGAACGAGCGGCACTGGGCtcaggaatggagggagagatgctCCCTCTGCACCTCACCACAG ACATTTTCCCCAGCGCTACATTGCCCCCGGGGCCTCCCTCGGCCCCCCAGCAGCCCTCGCTTTCAGAGGTCAGCATCCCCCCATCGCTGGGCGTGTGCCCACTCGGGCCTGTGCCCCTGTCCAAAGACCAGCTGTACCAGCAGGCCATGCAGGAATCGGCATGGACGCACATGCCTCACCCCTCCGACTCGGAGAGGATCAG GCAGTACCTGATGAGGAACCCATGTCCCACCCTGCCTTTCCACCACCAGGTGCCACCCCCCCACTCCGACTCTGTAGAGTTCTACCAGAGACTGTCCACAGAGACACTGTTCTTCATCTTCTACTACCTAGAG GGCACTAAGGCCCAGTATCTGGCAGCCAAGGCCTTGAAGAAGCAGTCGTGGCGGTTCCACACCAAGTACATGATGTGGTTCCAGAGGCACGAGGAGCCCAAGACCATCACAGATGAGTTTGAGCAG GGGACGTACATTTACTTTGACTACGAGAAGTGGGGACAACGGAAGAAGGAGGGATTCACGTTTGAGTACAGGTACCTTGAGGACCGAGACCTCCAGTGA
- the LOC120026950 gene encoding CCR4-NOT transcription complex subunit 3-like isoform X4 yields the protein MADKRKLQGEIDRCLKKVTEGVEQFEDIWQKLHNAANANQKEKYEADLKKEIKKLQRLRDQIKTWVASNEIKDKRQLVENRKLIETQMERFKIVERETKTKAYSKEGLGLAQKVDPAQREKEEVGNWLTNTIDTLNMQVDQFESEVESLSVQTRKKKGDKEKQDRIEELKCFIEKHRYHIRMLETILRMLDNDTLPVDSIRKIKDDVEYYMDSSQDPDFEENEFLYDDLDLEELPGSLVATSPPGQSLLDDDLFHQISSGTPTSTTSSSPIPPSPATYTTENSEDDKKRGRSTDSEVGQSPVKNGNPSSSLSSSSSSSSSSSSSASSGASSSSLATIAGGCLPVTGGNSLLGNMGGLLSNSGSYRDATQQQQLQQHYQTQQARNSVISSNTPSNSNPSNNILLPSPSASSSANSSTTLPPLTPNTQLHAPSRPSPSSSLGLGLGLGLGKGGITGSPAVSQMSGLGLSGMPASLNTMAGLLAGSTSAPYATAAAGSGTIGSPLAGKSGCSSSPNSSTVGPVGGNTVGDRSTGLLGSAPGAIGVSGGILSLSGLGSGQLAVQGLPLVAPSPIGGLSPGSSLGAIGSIGGNSGSGSSSSVGMGGGSSSITRPPSGQKQNGSTSYSAVVADSTPDSALNSASQLQSSQPSSLTSTTNQPKDSGPSLLGPMTLPTSSPSPSYSESKLPGSGMLNGPLSYTQTSESKPQEPLSTLKSMAERAALGSGMEGEMLPLHLTTDIFPSATLPPGPPSAPQQPSLSEVSIPPSLGVCPLGPVPLSKDQLYQQAMQESAWTHMPHPSDSERIRQYLMRNPCPTLPFHHQVPPPHSDSVEFYQRLSTETLFFIFYYLEGTKAQYLAAKALKKQSWRFHTKYMMWFQRHEEPKTITDEFEQGTYIYFDYEKWGQRKKEGFTFEYRYLEDRDLQ from the exons ATGGCTGATAAAAGGAAACTTCAAG GTGAAATAGATCGATGTTTGAAAAAGGTAACAGAAGGCGTGGAACAGTTTGAAGACATTTGGCAAAAG CTTCACAATGCAGCCAACGCTAACCAGAAGGAGAAGTATGAAGCCGACCTCAAGAAAGAGATTAAAAAACTACAG CGTCTTCGAGACCAGATCAAGACGTGGGTGGCCTCCAACGAGATTAAAGACAAAAGGCAGCTAGTGGAGAATCGCAAACTGATTGAGACG CAAATGGAGCGGTTCAAGATCGTGGAGCGAGAGACCAAGACGAAGGCGTACTCGAAAGAGGGGCTGGGCCTGGCACAGAAGGTGGACCCGGCCcaaagggagaaagaggaggtcgGCAATTGGCTAACG AATACAATAGACACTCTGAACATGCAGGTGGACCAGTTTGAGAGCGAAGTGGAGTCCCTCTCAGTCCAGACTCGAAAGAAGAAGGGCGACAAAGAG AAACAGGACCGCATCGAAGAGCTGAAGTGCTTCATCGAGAAGCACCGGTACCACATCCGGATGCTGGAGACCATCCTGCGCATGCTGGACAACGACACCTTGCCGGTGGACTCCATCCGCAAGATCAAGGACGACGTGGAGTACTACATGGACTCGTCGCAGGACCCCGACTTCGAGGAGAACGAGTTCCTCTACGACGACCTGGATCTGGAGGAGCTCC CCGGGTCGCTGGTGGCCACGTCCCCGCCGGGCCAATCGCTCCTGGACGATGATCTCTTCCATCAGATCTCCAGCGGCACGCCTACCTCCACCACTTCCTCCTCGCCCATCCCTCCCTCGCCCGCAACTTACACTACG GAGAACTCTGAAGATGACAAGAAAAGGGGACGTTCGACAGACAGTGAAGTCGGTCAG TCGCCTGTCAAGAACGGCAACCCCTCTTCGtcgttgtcctcctcctcctcttcatcctcctcctcttcatcctctgcCTCCTCGGGAGCCTCCTCATCCTCGCTGGCGACCATCGCCGGGGGTTGCCTGCCTGTCACTGGGGGCAACAGCCTTCTGGGCAACATGGGGGGTCTCCTCTCCAACTCTGGCAGCTACAGAGACGCtacccagcagcagcagctgcaGCAGCATTACCAAACCCAGCAGGCCAGAAACTCAGTCATCTCCTCCAACACACCCTCCAACTCCAACCCGTCGAACAACATCCTCCTCCCCAGCCCCTCCGCTTCCTCATCCGCCAACTCTAGCACGACCCTCCCCCCACTCACGCCCAACACCCAGTTGCATGCTCCGTCAAGGCCTTCACCGTCCTCCAGCTTGGGGCTCGGGTTGGGCTTGGGCCTTGGTAAAGGCGGCATTACGGGGTCACCGGCCGTCAGCCAGATGTCGGGCCTTGGCTTGTCGGGGATGCCGGCATCCCTAAACACCATGGCCGGGCTCCTGGCGGGCTCAACTTCGGCCCCCTACGCCACAGCAGCAGCAGGCTCCGGAACCATCGGAAGCCCCCTAGCAGGGAAAAGCGGCTGCAGTAGCAGCCCTAACTCCAGCACAGTGGGACCGGTGGGCGGGAACACTGTCGGCGACAGATCCACGGGCCTGTTGGGCTCTGCGCCCGGTGCAATTGGTGTCAGCGGTGGGATCCTCAGCCTAAGCGGCCTTGGCTCAGGGCAGTTGGCGGTCCAGGGCCTTCCCCTGGTGGCCCCCAGTCCCATAGGAGGCCTGTCCCCTGGAAGCAGCCTGGGAGCCATAGGAAGCATTGGAGGGAACTCTGGTTCAGGTTCAAGCAGTAGCGTGGGCATGGGAGGAGGAAGCTCGTCGATCACAAGGCCACCCAGTGGACAGAAGCAGAATGGTAGCACTA GTTACAGTGCTGTAGTAGCAGACAGCACACCCGATTCCGCCCTCAACAGTGCCAGCCAATTACAAAGCAGCCAACCCTCGTCTTTGACCTCCACCACCAATCAGCC TAAAGACAGTGGCCCCAGCCTCTTAGGGCCCATGACTCTTCCCAccagctctccctcgccctcctacAGCGAGAGTAAACTTCCAGGCAGCGGTATGCTCAACGGGCCACTCTCCTACACACAGACCTCTGAAAGCAAG CCCCAGGAGCCTCTGAGCACTCTAAAGTCTATGGCAGAACGAGCGGCACTGGGCtcaggaatggagggagagatgctCCCTCTGCACCTCACCACAG ACATTTTCCCCAGCGCTACATTGCCCCCGGGGCCTCCCTCGGCCCCCCAGCAGCCCTCGCTTTCAGAGGTCAGCATCCCCCCATCGCTGGGCGTGTGCCCACTCGGGCCTGTGCCCCTGTCCAAAGACCAGCTGTACCAGCAGGCCATGCAGGAATCGGCATGGACGCACATGCCTCACCCCTCCGACTCGGAGAGGATCAG GCAGTACCTGATGAGGAACCCATGTCCCACCCTGCCTTTCCACCACCAGGTGCCACCCCCCCACTCCGACTCTGTAGAGTTCTACCAGAGACTGTCCACAGAGACACTGTTCTTCATCTTCTACTACCTAGAG GGCACTAAGGCCCAGTATCTGGCAGCCAAGGCCTTGAAGAAGCAGTCGTGGCGGTTCCACACCAAGTACATGATGTGGTTCCAGAGGCACGAGGAGCCCAAGACCATCACAGATGAGTTTGAGCAG GGGACGTACATTTACTTTGACTACGAGAAGTGGGGACAACGGAAGAAGGAGGGATTCACGTTTGAGTACAGGTACCTTGAGGACCGAGACCTCCAGTGA